The following are encoded in a window of Brevibacillus ruminantium genomic DNA:
- a CDS encoding Rne/Rng family ribonuclease, which translates to MRKIGITTVDGQVRIALMNQRELVELRLQPAESQPEAGAIYYGKVAKVVPGIQSAFLDIGSGTQAYLYVEEAVTMKSRETLPPINSLVRQGESLLVQVIKEATETKAPRLTTRVSLQGRLLVYFPPEGNGTGEEPISLSRKLKNDEQRKRLYTVMQRLLKPGESCIVRTEAAEADEALLEREWLFLRERWQNAWQAVQGKKSPFPVWQGEDPIEGALRDFLQGGAHAIVVEGAELYQHIRKLMAVLFPEELDKLQWYHQKERLWEAWVVNSQLSTALRREVPLPSGGNLVIERTEALTVIDVNTGAFLGKGGQQREQAVTQANLEAAKEIARQLRLRGIGGMIVIDFVNMQDTGNRERVLEALRTALADDPAPTAVLGMTALGLVEMTRKRTKASLAELLTEECDCCQGSGRRRKADEYLLDLRDDLAALARNQEAEAAVVELSPRLYRHWQRWQARGTALPLQLHVYLSMDWAEDKYRIVYVGNREEAERLSLLRSKDS; encoded by the coding sequence GTGAGGAAAATCGGAATCACAACTGTTGACGGACAAGTCCGCATCGCCCTGATGAACCAAAGAGAGCTGGTAGAGTTGCGTCTACAGCCGGCAGAAAGTCAACCAGAGGCGGGGGCCATTTATTATGGAAAAGTAGCAAAAGTCGTACCCGGAATCCAGTCTGCCTTTCTGGACATCGGCTCGGGGACGCAGGCCTATCTCTATGTGGAGGAAGCCGTCACGATGAAGAGCAGAGAAACACTCCCGCCCATCAATAGCCTGGTACGACAGGGGGAGTCTCTCCTTGTTCAAGTCATAAAAGAAGCGACCGAGACAAAGGCGCCGCGCCTGACTACCCGGGTCAGTCTGCAGGGGCGCTTGCTCGTCTATTTTCCGCCAGAAGGGAACGGCACTGGTGAAGAGCCCATCTCGCTTTCGCGAAAACTAAAAAATGACGAACAGCGAAAGCGCCTGTACACAGTGATGCAAAGGCTGCTCAAACCGGGCGAGTCTTGTATCGTGCGCACAGAGGCCGCAGAAGCGGACGAAGCACTGCTGGAGCGGGAGTGGCTGTTCTTGCGGGAGCGCTGGCAAAATGCTTGGCAGGCTGTTCAAGGGAAAAAGTCCCCTTTTCCAGTATGGCAGGGAGAGGACCCAATAGAGGGCGCCCTGCGTGACTTTCTGCAAGGTGGCGCCCACGCCATCGTGGTAGAAGGAGCTGAGCTGTATCAGCATATTCGCAAGCTGATGGCCGTGCTGTTTCCGGAGGAACTTGACAAGCTCCAATGGTATCACCAAAAAGAACGGCTATGGGAGGCATGGGTTGTCAACTCGCAGCTTTCTACGGCCCTCCGGCGGGAGGTGCCGCTGCCTTCTGGGGGAAATCTTGTCATTGAACGGACAGAAGCTCTCACGGTGATCGATGTGAACACGGGAGCATTTCTGGGCAAAGGTGGGCAGCAGCGGGAGCAGGCCGTCACCCAGGCCAATCTCGAAGCCGCCAAGGAAATCGCTCGGCAGCTTCGCCTGCGCGGCATTGGCGGCATGATCGTGATTGATTTTGTCAATATGCAGGATACTGGCAATCGAGAACGTGTGCTGGAGGCTTTGCGGACAGCGCTGGCTGATGATCCGGCTCCCACTGCAGTGCTTGGGATGACCGCGCTCGGACTGGTAGAGATGACAAGAAAACGAACGAAAGCAAGTCTCGCTGAGCTCTTGACGGAAGAATGCGATTGCTGTCAAGGAAGCGGACGTAGACGAAAAGCGGACGAGTATTTGTTGGATCTGCGGGACGACCTGGCCGCTTTGGCACGCAACCAGGAGGCGGAGGCTGCTGTGGTGGAGCTCTCCCCGAGGTTGTATCGGCACTGGCAACGGTGGCAGGCTCGTGGTACTGCTCTGCCGCTGCAGCTTCATGTGTATCTGAGCATGGATTGGGCGGAAGACAAATATCGAATCGTGTATGTGGGAAACAGGGAGGAAGCAGAGCGGCTCAGTCTGCTCAGATCAAAAGATTCTTGA
- a CDS encoding M23 family metallopeptidase: protein MFEEVNRVKERRRERMDRLRTQPRDSFAPFVDDWKDPIDDDLDVFPLSSQANRERMSPSPPQEKWSMQIAASLLLIGLAYLLFQSSLLPSSWQIQAREVMTRDFNFSGAANWYTARFGSLPTLLPSMTGSNAVPAATPKVANAWKWPTAWRVVKPFDPQNTKVVLSTEGEGAVVMGEPGWVTYIGDKPGYGKTVVVRLTKGRELWFGNMDQVKVTVDEFLAQGQVIGVPRLFQENSRHLYLGMFVQEKPDNPLEVISFE, encoded by the coding sequence ATGTTTGAAGAGGTAAATCGAGTCAAAGAAAGAAGAAGGGAACGAATGGATCGGCTCCGCACCCAGCCGCGGGACAGTTTTGCTCCCTTTGTGGATGACTGGAAAGATCCCATCGATGATGATCTCGATGTGTTCCCGCTGTCTTCCCAAGCGAACCGAGAACGCATGTCTCCCTCTCCTCCACAAGAGAAATGGAGCATGCAGATCGCAGCGTCGTTGCTCCTGATCGGTCTGGCTTATCTGCTTTTCCAATCCTCCCTGCTGCCCTCCTCCTGGCAAATCCAAGCGCGAGAGGTCATGACACGCGATTTTAATTTTTCGGGTGCGGCCAACTGGTATACAGCCCGATTTGGCTCATTGCCCACGTTGTTGCCCTCCATGACAGGGTCAAATGCGGTTCCGGCCGCGACCCCGAAGGTAGCCAACGCGTGGAAATGGCCGACTGCCTGGAGGGTAGTGAAACCCTTCGACCCCCAAAACACCAAGGTCGTATTAAGCACGGAAGGAGAGGGAGCAGTAGTCATGGGAGAACCGGGATGGGTGACGTATATTGGAGATAAGCCGGGCTATGGAAAGACCGTGGTCGTTCGGTTGACCAAAGGAAGAGAGCTCTGGTTTGGAAATATGGATCAGGTCAAAGTAACTGTGGACGAATTTCTCGCACAGGGGCAGGTGATCGGGGTCCCAAGATTGTTCCAGGAAAATTCCCGCCATTTGTACCTGGGAATGTTCGTGCAAGAAAAACCAGACAATCCGCTGGAAGTGATCTCCTTTGAGTGA
- a CDS encoding M50 family metallopeptidase, which produces MSEWRLYGVRIRIHLLFWAVIGLSLLMGMFTEMLTLFIIVCIHELGHVAVARELGWTVTEVQLLPFGGVATMEEAYATDPLDEIVVALAGPFLNVLMMAFSWFCWYTGFWTEEWAVFFLKSNLIIAGFNLLPIWPLDGGRIVQAVLCWYLPYRSAAVSSLATSTLLAALMLGVASLSLHLNIALVALYLLAINIETFLRFPYQFIRFLMEKYRRHHHGEKQEVRALTVSPTAKAIEVSHLLCRGCTHLVYVKGTGVLPEEQLLHAVLFEKKHDTNVNQLF; this is translated from the coding sequence TTGAGTGAGTGGCGTCTCTATGGTGTCCGTATTCGCATCCATCTGCTCTTTTGGGCTGTGATTGGTCTATCGCTCCTCATGGGCATGTTCACGGAGATGCTGACTTTGTTTATCATCGTCTGCATTCATGAATTGGGGCATGTCGCCGTGGCCCGGGAGCTGGGCTGGACCGTTACGGAAGTGCAGTTGTTGCCTTTTGGCGGAGTGGCAACCATGGAAGAGGCGTATGCTACCGACCCCCTGGATGAAATTGTCGTGGCACTGGCCGGGCCGTTTCTCAATGTGTTGATGATGGCGTTTTCGTGGTTTTGCTGGTATACCGGTTTCTGGACTGAGGAATGGGCCGTGTTTTTTCTGAAAAGCAACCTGATCATTGCGGGTTTTAACCTCTTGCCAATCTGGCCGCTGGATGGGGGACGTATTGTACAGGCAGTGCTATGCTGGTACCTCCCTTATCGGAGTGCGGCTGTTTCTTCGCTGGCCACAAGTACACTGCTCGCGGCACTGATGCTGGGAGTGGCCAGTCTTTCCCTTCACTTGAATATCGCACTCGTGGCCTTGTATTTGCTGGCAATCAATATCGAGACCTTTTTGCGCTTTCCCTACCAATTTATCCGCTTCTTGATGGAAAAGTACAGGCGCCACCATCACGGAGAGAAGCAGGAAGTCCGGGCGCTGACCGTTTCTCCGACGGCCAAGGCGATCGAGGTTTCTCATTTGCTTTGTCGCGGTTGCACCCATCTGGTCTATGTCAAGGGGACGGGAGTGTTGCCGGAGGAACAGCTCCTCCATGCCGTGCTTTTTGAGAAAAAGCACGACACGAATGTCAATCAACTGTTTTAA
- a CDS encoding cold-shock protein: MQQGIVKWFNAEKGYGFIQVEGGDDVFVHYSAIQTDGFKTLEEGQKVEFEIVQGSRGPQAANVAKV, from the coding sequence ATGCAACAAGGTATCGTGAAATGGTTCAATGCGGAGAAAGGATACGGCTTCATCCAAGTTGAAGGTGGAGACGACGTATTCGTACACTACAGCGCAATCCAGACAGATGGCTTCAAAACCCTGGAAGAAGGCCAAAAAGTAGAATTCGAAATCGTTCAAGGTAGCCGCGGTCCGCAAGCTGCCAACGTTGCAAAAGTGTAA
- the rplU gene encoding 50S ribosomal protein L21, which yields MYAIIETGGKQYKVEEGAVLFIEKLTATEGDVVTFDKVLFVSKDGKVTAGAPTVAGATVTGKVEKHGKGQKIIVYKYKSKKNYRRKQGHRQPFTKVVIEKINA from the coding sequence ATGTACGCTATTATCGAAACCGGTGGAAAACAGTACAAAGTAGAAGAAGGAGCAGTTCTCTTTATCGAGAAGCTGACTGCAACTGAAGGTGACGTTGTTACTTTCGACAAAGTTCTCTTTGTAAGCAAAGACGGCAAGGTTACAGCAGGAGCTCCTACTGTAGCTGGCGCAACGGTAACGGGTAAAGTAGAAAAACACGGTAAAGGCCAAAAAATTATCGTGTACAAATACAAATCCAAGAAAAACTACCGTCGCAAGCAAGGTCACCGTCAACCGTTCACTAAAGTAGTGATCGAAAAGATCAACGCTTAA
- a CDS encoding GNAT family N-acetyltransferase has translation MREHFFPEDEEECTRCLVEVNSSPIGYVQYYPLSEEDKLNYGYDQTEAVYGMDQFIGEPALWNQGIGSRMVTLVLRILFTDKRATRVIMDPQAWNERAIRCYEKCGFHKVKLLPQHEWHEGQKRDCWLMECTSPPAAVD, from the coding sequence GTGCGGGAGCACTTTTTTCCGGAGGACGAGGAAGAATGCACTCGCTGTCTAGTCGAAGTGAATTCCAGCCCGATCGGGTATGTTCAGTACTATCCGCTCTCCGAAGAGGACAAGCTGAACTACGGCTATGATCAGACGGAAGCTGTCTATGGCATGGACCAATTTATCGGCGAGCCTGCTCTCTGGAATCAAGGGATTGGCAGTCGAATGGTCACTCTTGTGCTTCGGATTCTTTTCACAGACAAACGTGCAACTCGGGTGATCATGGACCCCCAAGCCTGGAATGAACGTGCGATTCGCTGCTATGAGAAATGCGGTTTTCACAAAGTAAAGCTGCTCCCTCAGCATGAATGGCATGAGGGACAGAAAAGGGATTGCTGGTTAATGGAGTGCACCTCTCCCCCAGCAGCAGTCGATTAA